A single region of the Epinephelus fuscoguttatus linkage group LG14, E.fuscoguttatus.final_Chr_v1 genome encodes:
- the LOC125900928 gene encoding uncharacterized protein LOC125900928 has translation MGKPLSRPGCFRKSSCCLEKHGAGDGGMGGRGGGVDGGYGDGYVPQRSIYDTMCINQQIDSHHHHPGGSIRRDGGGEGSFSYSASGSLRVSRSPADMFDSQPRSLTPNPSFVRRLDERAIYDSLKLGGQDGDGSGCHSPGCFNRSVSPSVSSFSAPGVSSSSSKKHHHHPHHHHGDSTKSRDGRHSWKVLTPPKHLECLELTTTEMMDRGGGYLNPGHYPPQGGQSSSLTSPLISPFSGSPLSSGYHTPVFFSPAKPRPSQSQSLRCSPPHVIQPRHYSQTQSLRMSPPHELRRSPYRAPLVQLSAHDLEQDMRDRGGGWGRSEREREWEREREREMERGWAQREWERERERGRLERERARERERRETSTFGTFGYGRPVPLRSDRDSVFLESDHVLDTTPLLLPQPSPSPSPSAAPRMGTGAVGRNRAGSKVGPEGVGGGMVSKFDNGGVGLVLVDSKTGCGPTFVGEVGNMSEAEIRAGMQELHRAESWNKYHNGSRASIKNGSETRMGSQVKTRPGGRDLEGKVQSGVEIEHMAPAVNKEGHRGGSRSGEKSGRAKPEPITETVTSTVTDNDNRVGLEDEVEIGGGPPPEMKPEIEAGIEAKSSSKQVENKTVTEVGDGATVNNEVCLVEESRVEAKVETEVKIAPTSEPEPVLEAEVSNETVTKINTETGVVSETQNSNNATDKAQISVVTGDKTDTALADQADKKPLDIDKIVFSHVEKSSRSHKSKSSKSSSRTRPGTATGLRPGVVSPRLSRGLGDLESTGPAEGIESTWPRRIIVRKRTVRQGGALHNLPILPPLPSVLSALEKRRPHAHLHPRQGHYSENPLTTIMNSISIVGRCSLKEPSHADPGLGTGLVGRASLKEQNLEHWRVCREQEEPRRSRSKEKQGEQSKEKTEEKKGKEEKRDKVRREEKDKRVENVIKENERVIVSEGLVEETKREKSERRVEGKTQEDGNIKEDVKKERSVEIICEKVEDRGMKIKDGIQEQHGQEMEEVVAKSKKEEDEVEGGEGGTFGEEGGIESWDAVLDMVNTLWEDGWEKGGAGGGGDTDSLSGSLQRWPLLRPPVGFGGSHPPSSAASELSLTELERRARELDSDLEHLDLSQPHRDTQDVYQSLLEPQRERADMYQTHPGPQREKAAVMTGVGSRSQVSLELSAMASPATDTDRHPADWSTKSTGTSNVGTSSTKEDSSPDSNLTLESDSSGVFLSLSNQSQEEASSDSDQPVSGSDLGSSSTSLEKDGDDGGLKEWGREESAELQWCYPSLLNTSMNEDIEGDSGREEAGHGKMEKDEVRGKDESERRVGKIGTVSVIKTQFNHTPIDSSTTFNAPQSEELPPRKKVTLMGGDIPLPLSPSKQPIKHLLDPNQKPIRTSGLDCGDIDPFVQSDSFVYLAVSARPGSQGEVTSLTEVPTPGIKQVSVPQHLDSLKTHLDQSNTEQTAKLTHLAPQKPEEGDFLCTDSFVYLAAPACLLLGPAGSAPYSGRESDSESSGSGPVDLSVLGCDSVAGDSDWDSDLSDSDPSRSSRISAAGSKSSGASRAKRMPAEPGWDLFGETTEPEVLSELFTEQDKNHNGKARKVTGVSTSLADTSAIPMATQPVTTPVQRSTTVDPSSASKRVTWQFKPAQRSVCTGSRKEKERERELASSSSVSFMELGGGETYRPSPSSSSSSSSSPSSSSSG, from the exons ATGGGCAAGCCTCTTAGCCGTCCCGGGTGTTTCAGGAAGAGCTCCTGCTGCCTGGAGAAGCATGGAGCTGGGGATGGGGGAATGGGAGGACGAGGTGGGGGAGTGGATGGGGGATACGGAGACGGCTACGTACCCCAGCGATCCATCTACGATACCATGTGCATCAATCAACAGATTGACagtcatcaccatcaccctggAGGGTCCATAAGGCGAGACGGTGGAGGTGAGGGGAGTTTTAGCTACTCTGCAAGCGGCTCCCTGAGGGTTAGCAGGTCTCCAGCTGACATGTTTGATTCGCAGCCCCGCTCTCTAACTCCAAACCCCTCGTTTGTTCGGCGACTGGATGAAAGAGCCATCTATGATTCATTGAAGCTTGGGGGTCAGGATGGTGATGGTAGCGGCTGCCATTCCCCAGGATGTTTTAATCGATCAGTTTCTCCCTCTGTGTCATCATTCTCAGCACCAGGagtgtcctcctcctcatccaagAAACATCACCATCACCCACACCATCACCATGGAGACAGTACAAAGAGCAGAGATGGCCGACATTCCTGGAAAGTCTTGACACCTCCAAAACACCTGGAGTGTTTGGAGCTTACTACAACCGAAATGATGGACAGAGGAGGGGGGTATCTTAACCCTGGGCACTACCCTCCCCAGGGGGGCCAGTCCTCCTCCCTTAcctctcctctcatttcccCCTTCTCTGGCTCACCTCTCTCCTCGGGCTACCATACTCCGGTCTTTTTCTCCCCTGCCAAACCTCGCCCCAGTCAGTCTCAGAGTCTGCGTTGTTCCCCTCCCCACGTCATCCAGCCGAGGCATTACTCCCAAACCCAGAGCCTCAGGATGTCACCACCTCATGAGCTTAGACGATCCCCCTACCGTGCCCCACTGGTCCAACTGTCCGCTCATGACCTCGAGCAGGACATGAGGGAtcgaggaggaggatggggcCGGAGTGAGCGAGAAAGggagtgggagagggagagagaaagggagatggAGCGAGGGTGGGCCCAGCGAGAatgggaaagagagagggagagagggaggttggagagggagagggcgagagagagggagaggagggagacatCAACTTTTGGAACCTTTGGGTATGGTAGACCAGTTCCTCTGCGTTCAGACCGAGACTCAGTGTTTTTAGAATCCGACCATGTTCTAGACACCACGCCCCTGTTGCTCCCTCAGCCCTCACCTTCACCCTCCCCCAGTGCTGCCCCCAGGATGGGCACAGGTGCTGTGGGTAGGAATAGAGCTGGGTCAAAGGTTGGCCCCGAAGGTGTAGGTGGGGGTATGGTTTCAAAGTTTGACAATGGAGGTGTGGGACTGGTGTTAGTTGACAGCAAAACTGGGTGTGGGCCAACTTTTGTAGGTGAAGTTGGAAACATGTCTGAGGCTGAAATCAGAGCTGGAATGCAAGAACTCCATAGAGCTGAAAGTTGGAACAAATATCACAACGGATCCAGGGCTAGCATTAAAAATGGGTCTGAAACAAGAATGGGCTCTCAGGTGAAAACACGACCAGGGGGACGGGATCTAGAAGGGAAAGTGCAGTCTGGGGTGGAGATAGAACATATGGCTCCAGCTGTGAACAAGGAGGGACACAGGGGAGGGTCAAGAAGTGGAGAAAAAAGTGGAAGGGCTAAACCAGAACCTATTACTGAGACTGTAACTTCGACTGTGACTGACAATGACAACAGGGTTGGGCTTGAGGATGAAGTTGAGATTGGAGGTGGACCCCCTCCAGAGATGAAGCCAGAGATTGAGGCAGGGATTGAAGCTAAATCTAGTTCAAAGCAGGTGGAAAACAAGACTGTAACAGAAGTTGGAGATGGAGCTACAGTTAACAATGAGGTTTGCTTGGTTGAAGAGTCCAGAGTAGAAGCTAAAGTTGAGACAGAGGTTAAGATTGCACCTACATCTGAGCCTGAGCCAGTACTAGAGGCTGAGGTTAGTAATGAGACAGTGACTAAAATTAACACTGAGACTGGGGTTGTCAGTGAAACCCAGAACAGCAACAACGCTACAGATAAAGCTCAGATAAGTGTTGTGACTGGGGATAAAACTGATACTGCTCTTGCAGATCAGGCTGATAAAAAGCCTTTAGACATCGATAAAATTGTATTCAGCCATGTAGAGAAAAGTTCCAGGTCCCACAAGTCCAAATCATCCAAGTCCAGTTCCAGGACTCGACCTGGCACAGCCACAGGGCTCAGACCAGGTGTGGTCAGTCCTCGACTTAGCAGAGGACTTGGAGACCTTGAGTCAACAGGCCCCGCTGAGGGCATTGAGTCCACCTGGCCTCGCCGAATCATTGTTAGGAAGAGGACTGTTCGACAGGGTGGGGCACTCCACAACCTCCCTATTCTCCCCCCactcccctctgtcctctcagcATTGGAAAAGAGGCGCCCACATGCCCACCTCCACCCCCGTCAAGGCCACTACTCAGAGAACCCGCTAACAACCATTATGAATTCTATAAGTATTGTGGGACGATGCTCACTTAAAGAGCCCTCCCATGCAGATCCAGGACTGGGGACCGGTTTGGTGGGCAGGGCTTCCCTGAAGGAGCAAAACTTGGAGCACTGGAGAGTctgcagagagcaggaggaacccaggagaTCCAGGAGCAAGGAGAAGCAAGGAGAGCAGAGTAAGGAGAAGACGGAGGAGAAGAAGGGGAAGGAAGAGAAGCGAGATAAAGTGCGtagagaagagaaagacaaaagagTGGAGAATGTGATTAAGGAGAATGAGAGAGTTATTGTCAGTGAGGGTCTGGTAGAGGAAACCAAACGAGAAAAGTCAGAGAGAAGAGTTGAAGGGAAAACGCAAGAGGATGGAAACATAAAGGAAGATGTGAAAAAGGAAAGGAGTGTAgaaataatctgtgaaaaagtAGAGGATAGAGGAATGAAGATAAAGGATGGAATACAGGAGCAGCATGGACaagagatggaggaggtggtggctaaatcaaagaaagaagaagatgaagtggagggaggagaaggaggcaCATTTGGAGAGGAAGGCGGGATAGAGAGTTGGGATGCTGTCCTTGACATGGTCAACACGTTGTGGGAGGATGGCTGGGAGAAAgggggagcaggaggaggtggtgatACTGATTCCCTCTCGGGCTCCCTGCAACGTTGGCCTCTTCTCCGACCCCCAGTTGGCTTTGGGGGCTCACACCCACCCTCCTCGGCAGCCTCAGAACTCAGCCTGACAGAGCTGGAAAGGAGAGCCAGGGAGCTGGACTCTGACCTGGAGCATCTAGACCTGTCTCAGCCCCACAGGGACACCCAGGATGTATACCAATCACTGCTGGAGCCGCAGAGGGAACGAGCAGACATGTACCAAACACACCCTGggccacagagagagaaagctgCAGTCATGACAG GTGTGGGGAGCAGATCCCAGGTCAGTTTGGAGCTCAGTGCTATGGCCTCACcagctacagacacagacagacatccTGCTGACTGGTCAACCAAATCGACTGGGACTTCCAATGTTGGCACAAG CTCCACTAAGGAGGACAGCTCTCCAGACTCCAACCTTACGCTGGAGTCCGATTCCAGTGGTGTCTTCCTCTCCTTATCCAATCAGAGCCAGGAAGAAGCCAGCTCTGACAGCGACCAGCCAGTCAGTGGTTCTGACCTAGGCAGCAGCAGCACGTCACTGGAGAAAGACGGGGACGATGGAGGGTTAAAGGAatgggggagggaggagagtgCAGAGCTCCAGTGGTGCTACCCTTCACTCCTTAACACCTCTATGAATGAAGACATAGAAGGAGatagtggaagagaggaagcaGGGCATGGAAAGATGGAGAAAGATGAAGTGAGAGGCAAAGATGAGAGTGAGAGAAGGGTTGGTAAAATAGGTACAGTCTCAGTCATAAAGACCCAATTCAACCATACACCTATTGACAGCTCCACAACTTTTAATGCCCCACAAAGTGAAGAGTTACCACCCAGGAAAAAAGTGACCCTCATGGGAGGTGACatccctcttcctctgtctccctccaaaCAACCAATCAAACACCTCCTAGATCCTAATCAGAAGCCAATCAGAACCTCAGGACTGGACTGTGGTGATATAGATCCCTTTGTCCAATCGGACAGCTTTGTTTACCTTGCCGTGTCTGCAAGACCTGGCTCCCAGGGTGAAGTCACCTCATTGACAGAAGTTCCCACCCCTGGTATAAAACAAGTCAGTGTACCACAACATTTGGATAGCTTGAAAACACACTTGGACCAATCCAATACAGAACAGACCGCCAAGCTGACTCATCTTGCCCCACAGAAACCAGAGGAAGGAGACTTTCTTTGCACTGACAGCTTTGTCTACCTGGCTGCTCCAGCCTGCCTCCTATTGGGCCCTGCAGGAAGTGCACCCTACAGTGGAAG GGAGTCGGACTCAGAGAGTTCAGGATCAGGCCCTGTTGATCTTTCGGTACTGGGCTGTGACTCTGTGGCAGGGGACAGTGACTGGGATTCAGACCTATCAGACTCTGATCCCAGTCGCTCCTCCAGAATCTCTGCTGCTGGTAGCAAATCTTCCGGTGCATCACGGGCTAAGCGGATGCCTGCTGAACCAGGCTGGGACTTGTTTGGAGAAACCACTGAGCCTGAAGTGCTGAGTGAGCTCTTCACAGAACAGGATAAAAACCACAATGGCAAAGCGAGGAAGGTTACCGGGGTCTCCACCAGCCTGGCAGATACATCAGCCATTCCCATGGCGACTCAGCCTGTCACTACACCAGTGCAACGGTCAACAACAGTAGACCCATCGTCAGCATCCAAGAGGGTGACGTGGCAGTTTAAACCAGCCCAGAGGTCAGTCTGCACAGGAAGCAGGAAGGAGAAGGAAAGGGAGAGGGAAttggcatcatcatcatcggtAAGCTTCATGGAACTGGGAGGAGGCGAGACCTATAGACCCTccccttcatcttcatcttcttcatcatcgTCACCATCCTCATCTTCTTCTGGTTGA